In the genome of Candoia aspera isolate rCanAsp1 chromosome 1, rCanAsp1.hap2, whole genome shotgun sequence, one region contains:
- the LOC134487317 gene encoding olfactory receptor 5AR1-like, whose translation MDEGNDSVITEFILQGFTDNPKMQLVLFMVFLLVYAITVLGNLGMILLICTQPQLHKPMYYFLGNLSFVDLCCASTIAPKMLTDLLSETKKISYSACATQLFLFDILADAECLLLAVMAYDRYVAICNPLLYPAVMSKKACQQLITIVYFTGLLDSMIQTSCTFRLSFCSSNIMNHFFCDEPPLLELSCSETYISEIVLFTFVGCVVASSIGMILVSYLYILGTILRMRSAEGRHRAFSTCASHLTAVGIFHGTILYMYFRPSSSYSMDQDKWASVFYTVVIPMLNPLIYSLRNKEVKDAGSKALGNIWTWKGRNLVL comes from the coding sequence ATGGATGAAGGAAATGATTCTGTCATTACTGAGTTCATTCTTCAGGGATTCACAGACAATCCCAAAATGCAGCTTGTTCTTTTTATGGTCTTCCTCTTGGTTTATGCCATCACTGTGTTAGGGAATCTTGGCATGATTCTCTTGATTTGCACTCAACCCCAACTCCACAAACCCATGTATTATTTCCTGGGCAACCTCTCCTTTGTTGATCTCTGCTGTGCCTCAACCATTGCTCCTAAAATGCTGACTGACCTATTAAGTGAAACTAAAAAGATTTCTTACAGTGCCTGTGCTACACAGCTCTTTCTATTTGATATACTTGCAGATGCAGAGTGCCTTTTGTTGGCTGTGATGGCCTATGACCGATATGTGGCCATCTGCAATCCACTTCTCTATCCAGCTGTAATGTCCAAAAAGGCCTGCCAACAACTGATCACTATTGTGTACTTCACAGGCCTGCTGGATTCAATGATACAAACTTCCTGTACATTCCGACTGTCTTTCTGCAGCTCTAATATTATGAATCATTTCTTCTGTGATGAGCCTCCACTCCTAGAACTCTCCTGTTCTGAGACATATATTAGTGAGATTGTGCTATTTACCTTTGTTGGTTGTGTTGTAGCAAGCAGCATTGGTATGATTCTTGTATCCTATCTTTATATTTTGGGGACAATCCTGAGAATGCGCTCCGCTGAGGGCAGGCACAGGGCATTTTCCACCTGTGCCTCTCACCTGACAGCTGTTGGGATATTCCATGGGACAATACTCTATATGTACTTCCGGCCGAGTTCCAGCTACTCAATGGACCAAGACAAATGGGCTTCTGTGTTCTACACGGTTGTGATCCCCATGCTCAACCCTCTCATCTACAGCCTGAGGAATAAGGAGGTGAAAGATGCTGGGTCAAAAGCACTTGGCAATATATGGACTTGGAAAGGGAGAAACCTTGTTTTATAG